One segment of Nostoc flagelliforme CCNUN1 DNA contains the following:
- a CDS encoding DUF5615 family PIN-like protein, translating into MSRIRLYMDEDSTARSLVLALQNRGVDVTTSLNLNRLGYTDEEQLTWATKQGFVLYSSNIRDFYRLHTDFLTKEQSHAGMILVQQQRYSVGELMRGILRLIAAKSAEEMQNQVEFLSTWIDE; encoded by the coding sequence ATGAGCCGAATTCGCTTGTATATGGATGAGGATTCTACCGCACGTTCTCTAGTTCTGGCTCTACAAAATCGTGGTGTAGATGTGACTACAAGTCTAAATTTGAATAGGCTGGGATATACAGATGAAGAACAGCTAACGTGGGCAACTAAACAAGGTTTTGTCTTATATAGTTCTAATATCAGAGATTTCTACCGTTTGCACACTGATTTTTTGACCAAAGAACAATCTCATGCAGGAATGATTTTGGTACAGCAGCAACGTTACTCAGTGGGTGAACTAATGCGCGGTATTTTGAGATTAATTGCAGCTAAGTCAGCAGAAGAAATGCAGAACCAGGTAGAATTTCTGAGTACTTGGATTGATGAATAG
- a CDS encoding glycoside hydrolase family 10 protein codes for MATQFWEKSIKINATLTNLLFKPVRRGLLLCRSKLRKASGVAPSRLIHQGWWLLRKRLLPLLCLISFVAVLLLNSFAPTVAQLPPQPRQEIRGVWLSGNDFSVFRNRSKVQAAMSQLRQLNFNTVYPVVWNDGYTHYPSAVMQKKGIPFFFKGTDGQDVIADIISQARREGLLAIPWFEFGFMVPLSSELASQHPDWLTQKPDGTQTSISAAGEVAWLNPFHPEVQKFITELVMEVITQYDADGVQFDDHTSLPVDFGYDKYTINLFTQETGNPPPPNPQAQAWIKWRADKISTFMVDLYQTVKARKPNAIFSVSPNYYDFAYKLQLQDWLNWVRLGIVDELVMQVYRNDLESFIAQITRPEILETQQVIPTGIGIMAGLRNRPVSMPQIQSQVEAAQQRGLGSGFFYYESLWDIAPEPAAQRQSAFAALFPNPALRDISQNTPRKPTFDTISLPLYTKPSLGQRVRGYFLEMAIAGGKPKRILLDTGSAGLRVPKEFLGNAPIRRTGQNIKEVLSDGTILEGELVYTNIRFGLLPAAEPVPVQIVTSRQCTAQKPNCSAKSGVPFSGIIGVNYFEKSLPYNPLRKLSGNLSNGFIVIGNGDSNKNGSLILGLTADNQAGFKMAAWSKQPEINGVHGNRWDSRLSKVCLTLAGSSAKNSCNGTMITDTGTINGLTEFKSASTAGKLKPGVLRSTNALKVAINSIFDYSLTPGTRDGFNRWNLSISPQAELPIFVNTGIAFFDKYDVLFDQVNGRQGFRSRR; via the coding sequence ATGGCAACTCAGTTCTGGGAAAAAAGCATAAAAATTAATGCTACTCTAACTAACTTACTATTTAAGCCCGTGCGTAGAGGCTTACTCTTATGTCGCAGCAAGCTACGCAAAGCGTCTGGTGTTGCGCCTAGTCGCCTCATTCATCAAGGTTGGTGGCTTTTAAGGAAACGTCTGCTGCCATTATTATGTCTGATATCATTCGTTGCGGTATTGTTACTCAACAGCTTTGCCCCTACTGTTGCCCAACTTCCTCCTCAACCTCGTCAAGAAATTCGGGGGGTGTGGTTGAGTGGTAACGATTTTAGCGTTTTCAGAAATCGCTCAAAAGTGCAAGCAGCTATGAGCCAACTACGGCAGTTAAACTTTAACACTGTTTATCCAGTAGTTTGGAACGATGGCTATACACATTACCCCAGTGCTGTGATGCAAAAAAAGGGTATTCCCTTCTTCTTTAAGGGAACAGATGGACAAGATGTGATTGCAGACATTATCAGCCAAGCCCGCAGAGAAGGGCTACTAGCAATTCCCTGGTTTGAATTTGGTTTCATGGTTCCCCTAAGTTCGGAACTCGCTTCTCAGCATCCAGATTGGCTGACACAAAAGCCCGATGGTACGCAAACTTCAATTAGTGCTGCGGGTGAAGTAGCTTGGTTGAATCCGTTTCACCCGGAAGTGCAAAAGTTTATCACCGAACTCGTGATGGAAGTCATTACTCAATACGATGCTGATGGCGTTCAATTTGACGACCATACGAGTTTACCTGTAGATTTTGGTTACGATAAATACACAATTAATCTATTTACTCAAGAAACTGGTAATCCTCCCCCGCCCAATCCCCAAGCCCAAGCATGGATAAAATGGCGGGCAGATAAAATCAGCACATTCATGGTAGACCTCTACCAAACTGTGAAAGCTAGAAAACCGAATGCCATCTTCTCAGTTTCTCCTAATTATTATGATTTCGCCTACAAGTTGCAACTGCAAGACTGGCTCAACTGGGTACGGTTGGGTATTGTTGATGAGTTAGTCATGCAAGTGTACCGTAATGATTTAGAAAGTTTTATTGCTCAAATTACCCGCCCAGAAATTTTAGAAACACAACAAGTCATCCCAACTGGTATTGGTATTATGGCGGGATTGCGAAATCGCCCAGTTTCCATGCCACAAATTCAATCCCAGGTAGAAGCAGCGCAACAACGCGGTTTAGGTAGCGGCTTTTTCTACTACGAAAGCCTTTGGGATATCGCACCTGAACCAGCAGCACAACGACAGTCAGCATTTGCGGCTCTTTTCCCAAACCCAGCGTTGCGCGATATCTCTCAAAATACACCCCGCAAGCCAACTTTTGATACTATATCCCTACCTTTATACACAAAACCTTCTCTAGGTCAACGGGTTCGCGGCTATTTTCTGGAAATGGCGATCGCAGGTGGTAAACCAAAGCGTATCTTATTAGATACAGGGTCAGCAGGGCTGAGAGTTCCCAAAGAGTTTTTAGGCAATGCCCCTATCCGCAGAACGGGACAAAATATCAAGGAGGTATTAAGTGATGGTACTATCCTGGAGGGAGAATTAGTTTATACTAACATCCGATTTGGTTTGCTTCCCGCCGCAGAACCCGTTCCGGTACAGATTGTTACTAGTCGCCAATGTACTGCCCAAAAGCCTAATTGTTCAGCAAAGAGTGGTGTGCCATTTTCCGGTATTATCGGTGTCAACTATTTTGAAAAGTCACTTCCTTATAATCCGTTGAGAAAATTATCAGGCAATCTGAGTAACGGATTTATCGTGATTGGAAATGGTGATAGTAACAAGAATGGCAGTTTAATCCTCGGTTTAACTGCTGATAATCAAGCAGGTTTCAAAATGGCTGCTTGGAGTAAACAACCTGAAATTAATGGTGTACACGGTAACAGATGGGACTCTCGACTGAGCAAAGTTTGTTTAACTCTTGCTGGAAGTTCTGCTAAAAATTCTTGTAATGGCACAATGATTACCGATACTGGAACTATTAATGGTTTGACTGAATTCAAGTCAGCTTCCACAGCAGGTAAACTCAAGCCTGGAGTATTACGTTCAACAAATGCTTTGAAAGTAGCAATTAATAGCATTTTTGATTACAGCTTGACACCAGGAACCCGCGACGGATTTAATCGCTGGAATTTGAGTATCTCACCGCAAGCAGAACTTCCTATATTTGTAAATACTGGCATCGCATTTTTTGATAAATACGATGTACTTTTTGACCAAGTTAATGGAAGACAGGGTTTTCGCAGTCGGCGGTAA
- a CDS encoding DUF433 domain-containing protein — translation MTTITDIGTLINHNPEIHGGCPIIAGTGVTVRRIAIWYKQGYSAEEIADQISHLTLAQVYAALAYYHANRDQIDADIAAEEAEGDRLEKLHKTQKLS, via the coding sequence TTGACAACTATTACCGATATTGGCACACTGATTAATCATAATCCTGAAATACACGGCGGTTGTCCGATTATTGCTGGTACAGGGGTGACAGTAAGGCGCATAGCCATCTGGTACAAACAAGGTTATAGCGCCGAAGAGATTGCGGATCAAATTAGTCATTTGACCTTAGCACAGGTTTATGCGGCTTTAGCTTATTATCATGCTAACCGCGACCAAATTGACGCTGACATTGCAGCAGAAGAGGCAGAGGGAGACAGATTAGAAAAACTGCATAAAACTCAAAAACTTTCATGA